A segment of the Polyodon spathula isolate WHYD16114869_AA chromosome 14, ASM1765450v1, whole genome shotgun sequence genome:
CCCTGACACCAGCACCATGACCAGCAGGTTAGTGAAGCTCCACAGGTTGACGCGCTGCGAGTTGCTCTCCTGCAGGTTGCGGTCCCGCGCCTCGAAGGCACGCAGCAGCGTCTGGATCTGCACACTCTTACCCAGCCGAGCCTTCACGCTGTTCATCGCAtcctgagagagggggagaggacaGTCCAGTTACACTGAGATACAACAGCACACCGGATTCAGACTAAAGACACAAAACTAACAGTGGTTGAAATAATAATAAGGTGGACAGTTTAGGGTTACTGGATGTGTCTGAAACTCCTCACAGACTCACTGTTTCAGCCTGGCTATATGAGGAGCTCTGTAGTCACTCTACACACAGCCAACAAGTCAGGTAAGAGGGGGACTGATTCCAGCTGGTTTACTCATTAATCCGTGACTGTCACCCTGACTTCTCTCATGTTAAGCTGttctcattaaataaatattcccTCCTGAAACTAGAGAGCCACAGAATGCACATAATGCAGAGCTGGACTTGCCTGCCAAGAGACAGCCTGACCTTCCTGTTTGCAGGGCAGAGAGACCTTGCTGTGTATCCAGGAAGAGAAAACAGCCCAGTGCTACAGCCAATCAGCAGCAAGaacccactgagctactcaaacccagtgCCCAGCACTGTACCCActaagctactcaaacccactgcccagcacgttctctaaccactgagctactcaaacccagtgccttctctaaccactgagctactcaaacccagtgCCCAGCaccttctctaaccactgagctactcaaacccagcTGCCCAGTGCCTTAACCACtgagctctaaccactgagctactcaaacccagtgCCCAGTgccttctctaaccactgagctactcaaacccagtgCCCAGTgccttctctaaccactgagctactcaaacccagtgccttctctaaccactgagctactcaaacccagtgCCTTCTCTAACCACTgcgctactcaaacccactgccccCATGCCCATACCAGGATATCCTCCAGCTTCATGTCCAGCAGGTCAGTGCCGTGCACGTACTCCCTCCAGTCCTCGGGGTCCTCCCCTCCCTCGCCATCCATGTTATCCAGGATCAGCTCAAAGAAAATGATCTTCTCCGAGATCGAGCTGAAGGAGTTGTCAAAACAGAACATGTAATCCCCGTCCTCTGTCTCCACCCTAGAGAGAGAGACACGAACACACCAGgcatgggaataagactcctactgcacagcagacTCACCCATCCCAGATTTTACTACGAGCTTCATTAGCCACCATGTGTATagacaacaagctcaggtgtgtcttattaaactcctagtaaaaaccaggaatggatcaaacttctatgcaatgggagttgtaTTCCCATCCACGCAATAGCAAAGGCAACATGATGCATTTACTgccaaagaaaaaacataacaatgAAACACAGAAATGTGACATCCTGGCACTGTGATCAATACACCACTGGTCGGGGAAGAGGCTGGAGCAGAGAACAAGGCACAGGTGTggacaggggagaggagagcgAGCCGGGAGGCCACGTCGATCCAGGAGTTCACTGCTTACTCACGTGTGGACTCCGTCCGACTTCCTGCGATCACTGACCAGCACATTCCCCGACGGAGAGGCGAGATAGAAATCCACATCCAGGCCTGCCCCGTCTAGTACCTGCGAGatcagagacagagaggagagagcaagAATCAGCAATagagacagaggggagagcaACAATCAGAAACACAGAGCTATcaacagagagaggggagagcaagAATCAGCCACAGAGTGCTATcaacagagagaggggagagcaagAATCAGCAACACAGAGCTACAAACAGAGGGGAGAGCAAGAATCAGCAacagagacagaggggagagcaACAATCAGAAACACAGAGCTATcaacagagagaggggagagcaagAATCAGCCACAGAGTGCTATcaacagagagaggggagagcaagAATCAGCAACACAGAGCTACAAACAGAGGGGAGAGCAAGAATCAGCAACACAGCTAtcaacagagagaggagagagcaagaatcagcaacagagacagaggggagagcaAGAATCAGAAACACAGAGCTATcaacagagagaggggagagcaagAATCAGCAACAGAGACAGGGGAGAGCAACAATCAGAAACACAGAGCTATcaacagagagaggggagagcaagAATCAGCAATACAGCTATCAACACTGCCCCAGCTTTGCTCTATGAGcaaggaaagaaaacaacaaaaagttaaatatgaTCTGACATGccaatcttcgtgtgtgtgtgtactggtttaatcttcatgtgtgtgtgtgtatgtactggtttaatcttcgtgtgtgtgtgtgtactggtttaatcttcatgtgtgtgtgtgtgtactggtttaatcttcgtgtgtgtgtgtgtgtactggtttaatcttcgtgtgtgtgtgtgtactggtttaatcttcgtgtgtgtgtgtgtgtgtgtactggtttaatcttcgtgtgtgtgtgtactggtttaatcttcgtgtgtgtgtgtgtgtgtactggtttaatctttgtgtgtgtgtggtttaatctttaattgtgtgtgtgtgtgtgtactggtttaatcttcgtgtgtgtgtgtgtgtgtactggtttaatctttgtgtgtgtgtgtgtgtactggtttaatcttcgtgtgtgtgtgtgtgtgtgtactggtttaatctttgtgtgtgtgtgtgtgtactggtttaatctttgtgtgtgtgtgtgtgtactggtttaatcttcgtgtgtgtgtgtgtgtactggtttaatcttcgtgtgtgtgtgtgtgtgtgtttaatcttcgtgtgtgtgtgtgtgtgtgtactggtttaatcttcgtgtgtgtgtgtgtactggtttaatcttcgtgtgtgtgtgtgtgtactggtttaatcttcgtgtgtgtgtgtgtgtgtgtactggtttaatcttcttcgtgttgtgtgtgtctggtttaatctcggtgtgtgtgtgtgtgtgtactggtttattcttcgtgtgtgtgtgtgtgtgtactggtttaatcttcgtgtgtgtgtgtgtgtactggtttaatcttcatgtgtgtgtgtgtgtactggtttaatcttcgtgtgtgtgtgtgtgtgtgtactggtttaatcttcgtgtgtgtgtgtgtgtgtactggtttaatcttgtgtgtgtgtgtgtgtactggtttaatctcgtgtgtgtgtgtgtgtgtactggtttaatctttgtgtgtgtgtgtgtgtactggtttaatcttcgtgtgtgtgtgtgtgtgtactggtttaatcttcgtgtgtgtgtgtgtgtactggtttaatcttcgtgtgtgtgtgtgtgtgtactggtttaatctgtgtgtgtgtgtgtgtactggtttaatcttcgtgtgtgtgtgtgtgtgtactggtttaatcttcgtgtgtgtgtgtgtgtgtactggtttaatcttcgtgtgtgtgtgtgtgtgtactggtttaatcttcgtgtgtgtgtgtgtgtactggtttaatcttcgtgtgtgtgtgtgtactggtttaatcttgtgtgtgtgtgtgtgtactggtttaatcttcgtgtgtgtgtgtgtgtgtactggtttaatcttcgtgtgtgtgtgtgtactggtttaatcttcgtgtgtgtgtgtgtgtgtactggtttaatcttcgtgtgtgtgtgtgtgtactggtttaatcttcgtgtgtgtgtgtgtgtgtactggtttaatcttcgtgtgtgtgtgtgtgtgtactggtttaatcttcgtgtgtgtgtgtgtgtgtgtactggtttaatcttctgtgtgtgtgtgtgtgtactggtttaatcttcgtgtgtgtgtgtactggtttaatcttgtgtgtgtgtgtgtgtgtactggtttaatcttcgtgtgtgtgtgtgtgtactggtttaatcttcgtgtgtgtgtgtgtgtactggtttaatcttcgtgtgtgtgtgtgtgtgtgtactggtttaatcttcgtgtgtgtgtgtgtactggtttaatcttgtgtgtgtgtgtgtgtgtactggtttaatcttcgtgtgtgtgtgtgtgtacttgtttaatctttgtgtgtgtgtgtactggtttaatgtgtgtgtgtgtgtgtactggtttaatcttcatgtgtgtgtgtgtgtgtactggtttaattcgtgtgtgtgtgtgtgtactggtttaatcttcgtgtgtgtgtgtgtactggttttatcttcttgtgtgtgtgtgtgtgtactggtttaatcttcgtgtgtgtgtgtgtgtactggtttaatcttcgtgtgtgtgtgtgtgtgtgtactggtttaatgtgtgtgtgtgtgtgtgtgtactggtttaatcttgtgtgtgtgtgtgtgtgtgtactggtttaatctttgtgtgtgtgtgtactggtttaatcttcgtgtgtgtgtgtgtgtactggtttaatcttcgtgtgtgtgtgtgtgtgtactggtttaatgtgtgtcgtgtgtgtgtgtgtgtgtactggtttaatcttcgtgtgtgtgtgtgtgtgtactggtttaatcttcgtgtgtgtgtgtactggtttaatcttcgtgtgtgtgtgtgtgtgtactggtttaatcttcgtgtgtgtgtgtgtgtgtactggtttaatcttgtgtgtgtgtgtgtgtactggtttaatcttcatgcgtgtgtgtgtgtgtgtgtgtgtactggtttaatcttcgtgtgtgtgtgtgtgtgtactggtttaatctttcgtgtgtgtgtgtgtactggtttaatcttgtgtgtgtgtgtgtgtactggtttaatcttcgtgtgtgtgtgtgtgtgtactggtttaatcttcgtgtgtgtgtgtgtgtgtgtactggtttaatcttgtgtgtgtgtgtgtgtactggtttaatcttcgtgtgtgtgtgtgtgtgtactggtttaatcttcgtgtgtgtgtgtgtgtgtactggtttaatctttgtgtgtgtgtgtgtgtactggtttaatcttcgtgtgtgtgtgtgtgtgtactggtttaatcttcatgtgtgtgtgtgtgtactggtttaatcttcgtgtgtgtgtgtgtactggtttaatcttgtgtgtgtgtgtgtgtactggtttaatcttcgtgtgtgtgtgtgtgtactggtttaatcttcatgtgtgtgtgtgtgtgtactggtttaatcttcgtgtgtgtgtgtgtactggtttaatcttcgtgtgtgtgtgtgtgtgtactggtttaatctttgtgtgtgtgtgtgtgtactggtttaatcttgtgtgtgtgtgtgtgtactggtttaatcttcgtgtgtgtgtgtgtactggtttaatcttcgtgtgtgtgtgtgtactggtttaatcttcgtgtgtgtgtgtgtgtgtactggtttaatcttcgtgtgtgtgtgtgtgtgtactggtttaatcttcgtgtgtgtatgtgtactggtttaatcttcgtgtgtgtgtgtgtactggtttaatcttcgtgtgtgtgtgtgtgtgtactggtttaatcttcgtgtgtgtgtgtgtgtgtactggtttaatcttcgtgtgtgtgtgtgtgtgtactggtttaatcttcgtgtgtgtgtgtgtgtgtactggtttaatctttgtgtgtgtgtgtgtgtactggtttaatcttcgtgtgtgtgtgtgtgtggtgttggtttctttgtgtgtgtgtgtgtactggtttaatcttcgtgtgtgtgtgtgtgtgtgtactggtttaatcttcgtgtgtgtgtgtgtgtgtactggtttaatcttcgtgtgtgtgtgtgtgtgtactggtttaatcttcgtgtgtgtgtgtgtactggtttaatctttgtgtgtgtgtgtgtgtactggtttaatcttcgtgtgtgtgtgtactggtttaatcttcgtgtgtgtgtgtgtgtgtgtactggtttaatcttgtgtgtgtgtgtgtgtgtactggtttaatcttcgtgtgtgtgtgtgtactggtttaatcttcgtgtgtgtgtgtgtgtgtactggtttaatcttcgtgtgtgtgtgtactggtttaatcttcgtgtgtgtgtgtgtactggtttaatcttcgtgtgtgtgtgtgtgtgtgtactggtttaatcttcatgtgtgtgtgtgtactggtttaatcttcgtgtgtgtgtgtgtgtgtgtactggtttaatctttgtgtgtgtgtgtgtgtactggtttaatcgtgtgtgtgtgtgtgtactggtttaatcttcgtgtgtgtgtgtgtgtactcagaAGCAACACACCACACATACCAATTATaagcacacacaccacacacacacatgtaccaAATTagaagcgtgtgtgtgtgtgtgtgtactggtttaatcttcgtgtgtgtgtgtgtgtgtactggtttaatctttgtgtgtgtgtgtgtgtactggtttaatcttcgtgtgtgtgtgtgtgtactggtttaatcttcgtgtgtgtgtgtgtgtgtgtactggtttaatctttgtgtgtgtgtgtgtgtgtactggtttaatcttcgtgtgtgtgtgtgtactggtttaatctttcgtgtgtgtatgtgtactggtttaatcttcgtgtgtgtgtgtgtactggtttaatctttgtgtgtgtgtgtgtgtactggtttaatctttgtgtgtgtgtgtgtgtgtactggtttaatctttgtgtgtgtgtgtgtgtactggtttaatcttcgtgtgtgtgtgtgtgtgtgtgtgtactggtttaatcttgtgtgtgtgtgtgtgtactggtttaatcttcgtgtgtgtgtgtgtactggtttaatcttcgtgtgtgtgtgtgtactgtgtgttaatggtttaatttgtgtgtgtgtgtgtgtactggtttaatcttgtttgtgtgtgtgtgtgtactggtttaatcttcgtgtgtgtgtgtgtgtgtgtactggtttaatcttaatcttgtgtgtgtgtgtacatgtgtactggtttaatcttcgtgtgtacatgt
Coding sequences within it:
- the LOC121326796 gene encoding transmembrane emp24 domain-containing protein 5-like, producing the protein MVGRELCLLVAVAHWAGLSAAAFSQSMDSDFTFTLPAGRKECFFQTMKKDASLEIEYQVLDGAGLDVDFYLASPSGNVLVSDRRKSDGVHTVETEDGDYMFCFDNSFSSISEKIIFFELILDNMDGEGGEDPEDWREYVHGTDLLDMKLEDILDAMNSVKARLGKSVQIQTLLRAFEARDRNLQESNSQRVNLWSFTNLLVMVLVSGVQVYLLRSLFEDKRKSRT